Proteins found in one Choristoneura fumiferana chromosome 16, NRCan_CFum_1, whole genome shotgun sequence genomic segment:
- the LOC141436585 gene encoding uncharacterized protein, giving the protein MCLTCIYCGKTDHSIDNCSDYRILDVNKRWDWACEKKLCFACLKSRHRRDRCRSKKKCATCKRGHHSLLHRDDWHKGEDKKEGKPECSYTTANVWDQASKKVYLKVLPVTVEGPAGSMSTFALLDECFFVAEIVGVEGPVADLKLHGAVGDNLCTPSHRVSLTLHTSEGTHKLDNVRTVDNLTLPTQSLDCIDLASLPHLTDIPIQTFRGKPTMIIGQDYWYLIVSRQLREGRKNEPVASLTRLGWVLHGFAAGKRNSVDYSCHLHDHQDDSQHDWGTIGSIGVKRDDSHRNSSEERRVLDIADYEKQVVNMPRQHVMGLSTNKRLWFSPNFGVRNPNKPGKLWPVFDAKAQTNRISLNTELRSGLDILNSLLGWQWRPGQLNVADGATRPDQTRGYPPVRNRRRARCRY; this is encoded by the coding sequence ATGTGcctgacatgtatttattgTGGTAAGACAGACCACTCAATTGATAACTGCTCTGATTACAGAATACTCGATGTCAATAAGCGCTGGGATTGGGCTTGCGAGAAAAAGCTATGCTTTGCGTGTCTGAAATCGAGGCACCGCCGTGACCGCTGCCGTTCAAAGAAGAAGTGCGCGACCTGCAAGCGTGGCCATCACTCGCTGCTGCATAGAGACGACTGGCATAAAGGCGAGGACAAGAAAGAAGGTAAACCTGAATGTTCTTATACGACGGCAAATGTTTGGGACCAAGCGAGCAAGAAGGTTTACCTGAAGGTCTTACCAGTCACCGTAGAGGGGCCAGCAGGAAGTATGTCGACTTTTGCTCTCCTAGATGAATGTTTTTTCGTTGCTGAAATAGTTGGTGTCGAGGGTCCGGTAGCGGATCTCAAGCTTCATGGTGCTGTAGGGGACAATTTGTGCACGCCAAGTCACCGCGTGTCATTGACACTACACACGTCAGAGGGCACGCACAAACTAGATAACGTCCGCACAGTTGACAACTTGACGCTTCCCACGCAAAGCTTGGACTGCATCGATTTGGCATCGCTGCCACATCTGACAGATATTCCCATACAGACATTTAGAGGTAAACCCACTATGATTATCGGCCAAGATTATTGGTATTTAATTGTGAGCAGGCAGTTGAGAGAAGGTCGAAAGAATGAGCCCGTTGCCTCACTTACCCGATTAGGTTGGGTCCTGCATGGATTTGCCGCCGGAAAACGAAACAGTGTTGATTATAGCTGTCATTTGCATGATCACCAAGATGATAGTCAGCACGATTGGGGTACGATTGGCAGCATTGGGGTCAAGCGCGACGACAGTCACAGGAATTCATCTGAAGAACGACGTGTACTAGACATTGCAGATTATGAAAAGCAGGTTGTCAACATGCCACGCCAGCATGTCATGGGTCTCTCGACTAATAAACGATTATGGTTTTCACCTAACTTCGGTGTTCGCAACCCCAACAAGCCTGGCAAACTTTGGCCAGTATTTGACGCCAAAGCTCAGACGAACAGGATTTCCTTGAATACGGAACTAAGGAGTGGACTGGATATCCTGAACTCACTGCTTGGATGGCAATGGCGTCCAGGGCAATTGAACGTGGCTGATGGTGCgaccagaccagaccagaccagaGGTTACCCTCCTGTGCGCAACCGCCGACGAGCCCGCTGCCGCTACTGA